One Kitasatospora sp. NBC_01287 DNA window includes the following coding sequences:
- a CDS encoding MFS transporter: protein MTATAAPTSPGPSAAPAPPARATYRAVLAHPRFRLLLLTRTLGVVADGLRITTLAVLVYAATGSPLLGALAFGIGFAPQLLGSLLLGALADRARPRPLIIAGHLLPALTAAAPALVRLPTAVTLSLIGAASCLTPVFGGAGSRLIAAELTGDAYVLGRSLSNLSSSGAQLLGLAAAGTALAGCGPRGALLLSAVGYLLAALLVRLRLPDLDPPMAAEDSARVLHGSWTGNRALLADRAVRRQLLAQWLPLAFASGAEGLIVAYLGERGLPVACAGLLFGALPVGMLLGDLVVGRLLRPAARERLVAPLVALLGLPLLGFAWRPGVPGAALLLAVSGAGFAYGLGLQRGFLAALPADRHGQAFGLLAAGVMTVQGVGPLLFGALAQLGTPADAMAGAGAAVLLTACWIRRSVSAPPEQAG from the coding sequence ATGACCGCGACCGCTGCTCCCACTTCGCCCGGCCCGTCCGCTGCTCCCGCCCCGCCCGCGCGGGCCACCTACCGCGCCGTCCTCGCGCACCCCCGCTTCCGGCTGCTGCTGCTCACCCGCACCCTGGGGGTGGTGGCGGACGGCCTGCGGATCACCACCCTCGCGGTGCTCGTCTACGCCGCCACTGGCTCGCCCCTGCTCGGCGCGCTCGCCTTCGGCATCGGCTTCGCCCCGCAGCTGCTCGGCAGCCTGCTGCTCGGCGCGCTCGCCGACCGGGCCCGGCCGCGTCCGCTGATCATCGCCGGGCACCTGCTGCCCGCCCTCACCGCGGCCGCCCCGGCGCTGGTCCGGCTCCCGACGGCGGTCACCCTGAGCCTGATCGGCGCGGCCTCCTGCCTGACCCCGGTGTTCGGCGGCGCCGGCAGCCGCCTGATCGCGGCCGAACTCACCGGCGACGCCTACGTGCTGGGCCGATCGCTGAGCAACCTCAGCTCCTCCGGCGCCCAGTTGCTGGGCCTGGCCGCCGCGGGCACGGCGCTCGCCGGCTGCGGGCCGCGCGGTGCCCTGCTGCTCAGCGCGGTCGGCTACCTCCTCGCCGCGCTTCTCGTGCGGCTGCGGCTGCCGGATCTCGACCCGCCGATGGCTGCCGAGGACAGCGCGCGGGTGCTGCATGGCAGTTGGACCGGCAACCGGGCGCTGCTGGCCGACCGGGCGGTCCGCCGGCAACTGCTCGCGCAGTGGTTGCCGCTCGCCTTCGCATCGGGGGCCGAAGGCCTGATCGTCGCCTATCTCGGTGAGCGCGGGCTGCCCGTCGCCTGTGCCGGGCTGCTCTTCGGCGCGCTCCCGGTGGGGATGCTGCTCGGTGACCTGGTGGTGGGCCGGCTGCTGCGGCCGGCCGCGCGGGAGCGGCTGGTCGCGCCGCTGGTGGCGCTGCTCGGACTGCCGCTGCTGGGCTTCGCCTGGCGGCCCGGGGTGCCGGGCGCCGCGCTGCTGCTGGCGGTCAGCGGGGCGGGCTTCGCCTACGGGCTCGGCCTGCAGCGGGGGTTCCTGGCGGCGCTGCCGGCGGACCGGCACGGCCAGGCCTTCGGGCTGCTCGCGGCGGGCGTGATGACGGTGCAGGGCGTCGGCCCGCTGCTGTTCGGCGCGCTCGCCCAACTCGGCACGCCCGCCGACGCGATGGCCGGCGCCGGGGCGGCGGTCCTGCTGACCGCCTGCTGGATCCGGCGGTCCGTCAGCGCCCCTCCGGAGCAGGCGGGTTGA
- a CDS encoding helix-turn-helix transcriptional regulator has product MAEDLELAAVLHALGDPVRLELVRRMAAEGECTCSPEGLVVPRSTLSNHWRILREAGLTDTRPLGKARVMTLRRAAVDTRFPGLLAAVLADDRPHVRR; this is encoded by the coding sequence ATGGCCGAGGACCTGGAGCTGGCCGCGGTGCTGCACGCGCTGGGCGACCCGGTGCGCCTCGAACTGGTCCGCCGGATGGCCGCCGAGGGCGAGTGCACCTGCAGCCCCGAGGGCCTGGTGGTGCCGCGATCGACCCTCTCCAACCACTGGCGCATCCTGCGCGAGGCCGGGCTCACCGACACCCGCCCGCTGGGCAAGGCGCGCGTGATGACGCTGCGCCGGGCGGCCGTCGACACCCGCTTCCCCGGCCTGCTGGCCGCGGTGCTGGCCGACGACCGACCGCACGTCCGGCGCTGA
- a CDS encoding N-acetyltransferase, with product MDVTITTLAERPQLAASLRFPDTWPEFILNDLVGRAYFGQLDEVFPEFTVVATDDADGSVVARGHSVPFALHQRGTGELPAGGWDEALVRAFQALRRGTPVDTVSAIDVTIRADRLGRGLSAVLLAALRENARALGFAELVAPVRPTGKHLEPGSPMGEYALRTRADGLPVDDWLRTHVRAGGVIDSIAPCSMTVTGSTAQWRAWTGLPFDTAGPVLVPHALVPAHCAPERDVVSYVEPNVWVRHALR from the coding sequence ATGGACGTCACGATCACCACCCTCGCCGAGCGGCCGCAGCTGGCCGCCTCGCTCCGGTTCCCCGACACCTGGCCCGAGTTCATCCTGAACGACCTGGTCGGGCGGGCGTACTTCGGCCAACTCGACGAGGTGTTCCCCGAGTTCACGGTGGTGGCGACCGACGACGCGGACGGCTCCGTGGTGGCCCGCGGCCACAGCGTCCCGTTCGCGCTGCACCAGCGGGGGACGGGCGAGCTGCCGGCGGGCGGCTGGGACGAGGCGCTGGTCCGGGCGTTCCAGGCGCTGCGGCGCGGCACCCCGGTCGACACGGTGAGCGCGATCGACGTCACCATCCGGGCCGACCGGCTCGGGCGCGGCCTGTCCGCCGTGCTGCTGGCCGCCCTGCGCGAGAACGCACGCGCACTCGGCTTCGCCGAGTTGGTCGCACCGGTGCGGCCGACCGGCAAGCACCTCGAACCCGGCAGCCCGATGGGCGAGTACGCGCTGCGCACCCGGGCGGACGGCCTGCCGGTCGACGACTGGCTGCGCACCCATGTCCGGGCCGGCGGGGTGATCGACTCGATCGCGCCCTGCTCGATGACGGTCACCGGCTCGACGGCGCAGTGGCGCGCCTGGACCGGCCTCCCGTTCGACACCGCGGGCCCGGTGCTGGTGCCGCACGCCCTGGTGCCGGCCCACTGCGCGCCAGAGCGGGACGTGGTGAGCTACGTCGAGCCGAACGTCTGGGTCCGGCACGCCCTGCGCTGA
- a CDS encoding carboxyl transferase domain-containing protein — MDEPTPTPVVPAALVFAGQVLDADSFRSWDEPPRYPDDGPSYADDLARARARSGADEAALTGEGRIGGHRVAVLLSEFTFLAGSIGTATAARLLRAVERATAERLPLIAFPASGGTRMQEGTPAFVRMIAIANAVAAHKAAGLPYLVHLRHPTTGGVLASWGSLGQLTTAEPGALVGFLGPRVYQALYGAPFPEGVQRAEHLARFGTVDAVLPAGELRQWLTAALELLACPRPPAAEPSGPPASVTKAAVPVWESVARTRRPDRPGLAELLAGADTVVPLSGTGAGERDDALRLALARFGDRRCVVVGHDRAAAAAHGPVGPGALRTARRGMRLAAELRLPLLTVIDTHGALLSRSAEEGALAGEIARCVAELSALPVPVVSLLLGEGAGGAALALLPADRAIAAEHAWLSPLPPEGASVILHRTPDRAPQLAEQQRIGAVELAREGVVDRVLPEPQAPAEFIQRAIAAVREELAHAAALTPPGPRLARFRDLAR, encoded by the coding sequence GTGGACGAACCGACCCCGACCCCCGTCGTGCCCGCCGCCCTGGTCTTCGCCGGCCAGGTGCTCGACGCCGACTCGTTCCGCAGCTGGGACGAGCCGCCGCGCTACCCCGACGACGGCCCCTCCTACGCCGACGACCTGGCCCGGGCGCGGGCCCGCAGCGGGGCCGACGAGGCGGCGCTCACCGGCGAGGGGCGGATCGGCGGGCACCGGGTCGCGGTGCTGCTGAGCGAGTTCACCTTCCTGGCCGGCTCGATCGGCACCGCCACGGCCGCCCGCCTGCTGCGCGCGGTCGAGCGGGCGACGGCGGAGCGGCTGCCGCTGATCGCCTTCCCGGCCTCCGGCGGCACCCGGATGCAGGAGGGGACGCCGGCCTTCGTCCGGATGATCGCGATCGCCAACGCGGTGGCCGCGCACAAGGCCGCCGGGCTGCCCTACCTGGTGCACCTGCGGCACCCGACCACCGGCGGCGTGCTGGCCTCCTGGGGCTCGCTCGGCCAGCTGACCACCGCCGAACCCGGCGCGCTGGTCGGCTTCCTGGGCCCGCGCGTCTACCAGGCGCTGTACGGCGCGCCGTTCCCCGAGGGGGTGCAGCGGGCCGAGCACCTGGCGCGGTTCGGCACCGTGGACGCGGTGCTGCCGGCCGGTGAGCTGCGGCAGTGGCTGACGGCGGCGCTGGAGCTGCTGGCCTGCCCGCGACCCCCGGCGGCCGAACCGTCGGGGCCGCCCGCCTCCGTCACCAAAGCCGCCGTCCCGGTCTGGGAGTCCGTCGCCCGCACCCGGCGGCCCGACCGCCCTGGCCTGGCCGAGCTGCTGGCGGGGGCCGACACCGTGGTCCCGCTCTCCGGCACCGGCGCCGGCGAACGGGACGACGCGCTGCGCCTGGCACTGGCCCGCTTCGGCGACCGGCGCTGCGTGGTGGTCGGTCACGACCGGGCGGCGGCCGCCGCGCACGGCCCGGTCGGCCCCGGCGCGCTGCGCACCGCCCGGCGCGGCATGCGGCTGGCCGCCGAGCTGCGGCTGCCGCTGCTGACCGTCATCGACACCCACGGCGCGCTGCTCAGCCGCTCGGCCGAGGAGGGCGCGCTGGCCGGCGAGATCGCCCGCTGCGTGGCGGAGCTGAGCGCGCTGCCCGTCCCCGTGGTCAGCCTGCTACTCGGCGAGGGCGCGGGCGGCGCCGCGCTCGCGCTGCTGCCCGCCGACCGCGCGATCGCGGCCGAACACGCCTGGCTCTCCCCGCTGCCGCCCGAGGGCGCCTCGGTGATCCTGCACCGCACCCCCGACCGCGCCCCGCAACTCGCCGAGCAGCAGCGGATCGGGGCGGTGGAGCTGGCCAGGGAGGGCGTGGTCGACCGCGTGCTGCCGGAACCGCAGGCGCCGGCCGAGTTCATCCAGCGCGCCATCGCCGCCGTGCGCGAGGAACTGGCCCACGCCGCCGCCCTCACCCCACCCGGCCCCCGCCTGGCCCGCTTCCGCGACCTGGCCCGCTGA
- a CDS encoding VOC family protein: MAQLAAHATLQPGHIGLNVTDLDRSRAFYQRVLGFELVAEGTEPDRRYAFLGRQGQAVLTLWQQSEGAFATGAPGLHHLSFRVGSVAEVREIEQVLREVGAEFAYEGVVPHREGADSGGVFFTDPDGIRLEVFTPHGAHGHDGDAPNGTAPTCGFF, encoded by the coding sequence ATGGCACAGCTCGCCGCCCACGCGACCCTGCAGCCCGGCCACATCGGCCTGAACGTGACCGATCTCGACCGGTCCCGCGCCTTCTACCAGCGCGTCCTGGGGTTCGAGCTGGTCGCGGAGGGCACCGAGCCGGACCGGCGCTACGCCTTCCTCGGCCGGCAGGGGCAGGCCGTGCTCACCCTCTGGCAGCAGAGCGAGGGCGCCTTCGCCACCGGCGCGCCCGGCCTGCACCACCTCTCCTTCCGGGTCGGCAGCGTGGCGGAGGTCCGGGAGATCGAGCAGGTGCTGCGTGAGGTCGGCGCCGAGTTCGCCTACGAGGGCGTGGTCCCGCACCGAGAGGGGGCCGACTCGGGCGGCGTCTTCTTCACCGACCCGGACGGAATCCGGCTGGAGGTCTTCACTCCGCACGGCGCCCACGGCCACGACGGCGACGCGCCCAACGGCACGGCGCCGACCTGCGGTTTCTTCTAG
- a CDS encoding ATP-binding protein: MEREYRPLSDEFQVTAADHAVRRARDRIVAVAAGWGVPLTQEALGDLRLCTSEVVTNALEHAGGECLVTVRWTGRQLLVEVADRSRRAPLVLAPGTELSSGRGLALVQALADSWTWERNDHGKVVRFSFATAPVPVPAQAPGQRCAPLAARSV; encoded by the coding sequence ATGGAGCGCGAGTACCGTCCCCTGTCGGATGAATTCCAGGTCACCGCCGCTGACCACGCGGTTCGGCGCGCTCGTGACCGGATCGTTGCCGTGGCCGCGGGTTGGGGGGTGCCGCTGACCCAGGAGGCGCTGGGGGACCTGCGGCTGTGCACCAGCGAGGTGGTCACCAACGCGCTGGAGCACGCCGGTGGGGAGTGCCTGGTCACGGTGCGCTGGACCGGTCGGCAGCTACTGGTGGAAGTCGCCGACCGGTCCAGGCGCGCACCGCTGGTGCTCGCCCCCGGGACGGAGCTGTCCTCCGGGCGCGGCCTGGCGCTGGTCCAGGCGCTGGCGGACAGCTGGACCTGGGAGCGGAACGACCACGGCAAGGTGGTCCGCTTCTCCTTCGCGACCGCCCCGGTCCCCGTCCCGGCCCAGGCCCCCGGGCAGCGGTGCGCGCCGCTGGCGGCGCGCTCGGTCTGA
- a CDS encoding pyridoxamine 5'-phosphate oxidase family protein, giving the protein MATDSITAAGVPGELAVRRRAGFDRPGYSGPSRSRRIPPIAARFLTEQPMVVVGAADGAGRLWASQLTGPPGFLRAEPGAATEPGAAAAEAVTEAADAVTVAARPAAGDPLAAVLGGPAAVGLIALQPARRRRMRMNGRSLPSGSGIRVTLDEVFSNCPKYIQGREPWVEPNSTPGPALRTGELTAEQQRLIHRADTFFVSTANRRGDVDASHRGGNPGFVQLLDANRLRWPDYQGNAMFCTLGNLAEHPAAGLLFIDWASGDTLQLTGSARTDWDQRHAGELPGAQRVVEFTVTEVVATARASGLRWTRAEYSKFNPPAPEGR; this is encoded by the coding sequence ATGGCCACGGACAGCATCACCGCTGCAGGCGTCCCGGGCGAGCTGGCGGTCCGCCGGCGGGCCGGGTTCGACCGGCCCGGCTACTCCGGCCCCAGCCGGAGCCGGCGGATCCCGCCGATCGCCGCGCGGTTCCTCACCGAGCAGCCCATGGTGGTGGTCGGCGCCGCCGACGGGGCCGGCCGGCTCTGGGCGAGCCAGCTGACCGGTCCGCCGGGCTTCCTGCGCGCCGAGCCGGGTGCCGCCACCGAGCCAGGTGCCGCGGCGGCCGAAGCGGTCACCGAAGCCGCCGACGCGGTGACCGTCGCCGCGCGACCGGCGGCCGGCGATCCGCTGGCCGCCGTGCTCGGCGGGCCGGCCGCGGTCGGCCTGATCGCGCTCCAGCCGGCCCGTCGGCGCCGGATGCGGATGAACGGCCGCTCGCTGCCGAGCGGTTCGGGGATCCGGGTGACGCTCGACGAGGTCTTCTCCAACTGCCCCAAGTACATCCAGGGCCGGGAGCCGTGGGTCGAGCCGAACAGCACCCCGGGCCCGGCCCTGCGCACCGGCGAACTGACGGCGGAGCAGCAGCGGTTGATCCATCGGGCCGACACCTTCTTCGTCAGCACCGCCAACCGGCGGGGCGACGTCGACGCCTCGCACCGCGGCGGCAACCCGGGCTTCGTCCAACTGCTCGACGCAAACCGGCTGCGCTGGCCGGACTACCAGGGCAACGCGATGTTCTGCACACTCGGCAACCTCGCCGAGCACCCGGCCGCAGGACTGCTCTTCATCGACTGGGCGAGCGGCGACACGCTGCAGCTGACCGGCAGCGCCCGGACCGACTGGGATCAGCGGCACGCCGGTGAACTCCCCGGCGCCCAGCGGGTGGTGGAATTCACCGTGACCGAGGTGGTGGCCACCGCGCGGGCCAGCGGGCTGCGTTGGACCAGGGCCGAGTACTCGAAGTTCAACCCGCCTGCTCCGGAGGGGCGCTGA
- a CDS encoding class I SAM-dependent methyltransferase, translating to MTSNTINLFDRVADDYDEVLPFFSGFAAEFARLVPFAPGARVLDVGAGRGAVTSQALAHGCRVAAVDGAPAMVAHLAADHPGVDARVMDAQRLEFPDGSFDVVTAAFVVHLLDDPRQAVREARRVLVPGGTYAFSEPGALQAAGAADGAVTDGAAEDSSAEDGAAEDGAAEDRQAGEQGDPMRRLSAEFAQHLRPGGGRLSRETDPPALLAAAGFEDVRAVGISVDLPVPDGATLWRWSLSHGSLAFYESLPAERQAEFERRLIEAADAVADLRLRREATVWLGRAPA from the coding sequence GTGACGAGCAATACGATCAATCTGTTCGACCGGGTGGCCGACGACTACGACGAGGTCCTCCCGTTCTTCTCCGGCTTCGCCGCCGAGTTCGCGCGGCTGGTGCCGTTCGCGCCCGGTGCGCGGGTGCTGGACGTCGGCGCCGGGCGCGGTGCCGTGACCAGTCAGGCCCTGGCGCACGGCTGCCGGGTGGCGGCCGTGGACGGCGCGCCGGCCATGGTGGCGCACCTGGCGGCCGACCACCCCGGCGTGGACGCCCGGGTGATGGACGCCCAGCGGCTGGAGTTCCCTGACGGCAGCTTCGACGTGGTGACCGCCGCGTTCGTGGTCCACCTCCTCGACGACCCGCGGCAGGCGGTGCGCGAGGCCCGGCGGGTGCTGGTCCCGGGCGGGACGTACGCGTTCAGCGAGCCCGGCGCGCTGCAGGCCGCCGGGGCAGCGGACGGTGCGGTGACGGACGGTGCGGCTGAGGACAGTTCGGCTGAGGACGGCGCGGCTGAGGACGGCGCGGCTGAGGACCGGCAAGCCGGTGAGCAGGGCGACCCGATGCGCCGGCTGTCGGCCGAGTTCGCCCAGCACCTGCGGCCCGGCGGCGGTCGGCTGAGCCGCGAGACCGACCCGCCGGCGCTGCTCGCGGCGGCCGGGTTCGAGGACGTCCGAGCGGTCGGCATCAGCGTGGACCTGCCGGTGCCGGACGGCGCGACGCTCTGGCGGTGGAGCCTGAGCCACGGCTCGCTGGCCTTCTACGAGAGTCTGCCCGCCGAGCGGCAGGCCGAGTTCGAGCGCCGACTGATCGAGGCGGCGGACGCCGTAGCGGACCTGCGGCTGCGCCGGGAGGCCACGGTCTGGCTCGGCCGGGCGCCCGCCTAG
- the metG gene encoding methionine--tRNA ligase: MNEPRTYLTTTIPYVNARPHLGFALELVQADVLARHERQRGGRVRLLSGTDDNSLKNVLAAEAAGLDVGSFVDGNAAAFERLREPLAISLDDFIRTSRDPRHAVGVAALWRRCAAAGDLYRKHYEGLYCVGCEQFYTPGELVEGRCAEHGTEPQRVAEENWFFRLSRYTEPLRAAITEGRLRIEPAARRNEVLALIAGGLHDFSISRSHTRARGWGIPVPDDPDQVVYVWWDALGNYLTSLGYGSEDSALQEWWLGSERRVHLVGKGVLRFHAVYWPAMLLSAGLPLPTDVLVHDYLTVDGRKISKSTGNVVDPTELVDRYGTDAVRWWLLREVPRVGDADFTVERLVARADADLAGGLGNLVNRVVTMVHRYRDGQQPEAATIAGDELSEACRTAPAEVAAALDAYDFRRATAAAWRVLEAANRAVDQHRPWELARRPEDAELLDAVLASLLLACRTLAELLVPFVPAAAAAVAAQCAAGADGRLPEPKPLFPRLAG, encoded by the coding sequence ATGAACGAACCGCGCACCTACCTGACCACCACCATCCCCTACGTCAACGCCCGCCCCCACCTCGGCTTCGCGCTGGAGCTGGTGCAGGCCGACGTGCTGGCCCGGCACGAGCGGCAGCGCGGCGGCCGGGTCCGGCTGCTCAGCGGGACGGACGACAACTCGCTGAAGAACGTGCTCGCCGCCGAGGCCGCCGGGCTCGACGTGGGCAGCTTCGTCGATGGCAACGCCGCCGCCTTCGAGCGGCTGCGCGAACCGCTGGCGATCAGCCTCGACGACTTCATCCGCACCAGCCGCGACCCGCGCCACGCGGTCGGGGTGGCCGCGCTCTGGCGCCGCTGCGCGGCGGCCGGAGACCTCTACCGCAAGCACTACGAAGGCCTGTACTGCGTGGGCTGCGAGCAGTTCTACACCCCCGGCGAACTGGTCGAAGGCCGCTGCGCCGAGCACGGCACCGAGCCGCAGCGGGTGGCCGAGGAGAACTGGTTCTTCCGGCTCTCCCGCTACACCGAGCCGCTGCGCGCGGCGATCACCGAGGGCCGGCTGCGGATCGAGCCGGCCGCCCGCCGCAACGAGGTGCTCGCCCTGATCGCGGGCGGCCTGCACGACTTCTCGATCTCCCGCTCGCACACCCGGGCCCGGGGCTGGGGCATCCCCGTCCCGGACGACCCGGACCAGGTGGTCTACGTCTGGTGGGACGCGCTCGGCAACTACCTCACCAGCCTGGGGTACGGCTCCGAGGACAGCGCCCTCCAGGAGTGGTGGCTCGGCAGCGAGCGGCGGGTGCACCTGGTCGGCAAGGGGGTGCTGCGGTTCCACGCCGTCTACTGGCCGGCCATGCTGCTCTCCGCCGGGCTGCCGCTGCCCACCGACGTCCTGGTCCACGACTACCTGACCGTGGACGGTCGGAAGATCAGCAAATCCACCGGCAACGTGGTGGACCCCACCGAGCTGGTCGACAGGTACGGGACGGACGCGGTGCGCTGGTGGCTGCTGCGCGAGGTGCCGAGAGTCGGCGATGCCGACTTCACGGTCGAGCGGCTGGTGGCCCGGGCCGACGCGGACCTGGCCGGGGGCCTGGGCAACCTGGTCAACCGGGTGGTCACCATGGTCCATCGCTACCGCGACGGGCAGCAGCCCGAGGCGGCCACAATCGCGGGCGACGAGCTCTCGGAAGCCTGCCGGACCGCGCCGGCCGAGGTCGCCGCGGCGCTGGACGCGTACGACTTCCGGCGGGCGACCGCCGCCGCCTGGCGGGTCCTGGAGGCCGCGAACCGGGCCGTCGACCAGCACCGCCCGTGGGAGCTGGCCCGCCGCCCCGAGGACGCCGAGCTGCTCGACGCCGTGCTCGCGAGCCTGCTGCTCGCCTGCCGCACGCTCGCCGAGCTGCTCGTCCCGTTCGTCCCGGCCGCGGCCGCGGCCGTTGCCGCGCAGTGCGCCGCCGGGGCCGACGGGCGGCTGCCGGAGCCGAAGCCGCTCTTCCCCCGGCTGGCGGGCTGA
- a CDS encoding CGNR zinc finger domain-containing protein, protein MSQEATSQEAVSPEGASPEERPADPRPLPDEPLSLDLLNTRWNNGGSPRDLLDSLDGLALWLALRGFADRVPADRATQEALLATRAVLGRLVDQGDASAEARAALNEVLAHGAVRRTLEADGPHAHAETDAPAWLPAWAAAEDYLRLLDEGPDRIRSCASDSCVLRFYDTSKNGTRRWHSMASCGNRAKAARHYGRTRSG, encoded by the coding sequence GTGTCCCAGGAGGCGACGTCCCAGGAAGCGGTGTCCCCTGAAGGGGCGTCCCCGGAAGAGCGGCCGGCCGACCCCCGCCCCCTCCCGGACGAGCCGCTCTCGCTCGACCTGCTGAACACCCGTTGGAACAACGGCGGCAGCCCGCGCGACCTGCTGGACTCGCTCGACGGGCTGGCGCTCTGGCTCGCCCTGCGGGGCTTCGCCGACCGGGTCCCGGCGGACCGGGCCACGCAGGAGGCGCTGCTCGCCACCCGCGCCGTGCTCGGGCGCCTGGTCGACCAGGGTGACGCCTCCGCCGAGGCCCGCGCCGCGCTCAACGAGGTGCTCGCGCACGGCGCGGTGCGCCGCACCCTGGAGGCGGACGGGCCGCACGCGCACGCCGAGACCGACGCGCCGGCCTGGCTGCCGGCCTGGGCCGCCGCCGAGGACTACCTGAGGCTGCTCGACGAGGGGCCCGACCGGATCCGCTCCTGCGCGTCCGACAGCTGCGTGCTGCGCTTCTACGACACCTCGAAGAACGGCACCCGGCGCTGGCACTCGATGGCCAGTTGCGGGAACCGCGCCAAGGCGGCCCGCCACTACGGGCGGACCAGGTCCGGCTGA
- a CDS encoding helix-turn-helix transcriptional regulator, with product MLRFEVGTDDLLHSRFALSPAFELATLLRVLAGGKGQELPAAWAAGLRPAFERLRASTELDAVLALQNASFGADFIAPPPAGLAQGWTDDLAAIRRTPLATARTDIARCLAAHPQAGPEARAVLAAEDVVDRVATALDQAWHALLAPDWPQLRAICERDVVHRAGLLGRHGWAAALEGLHPWLRWRDGGIELSGRSADTVVRLGGAGLLLVPSVFNHPQIASFTDDPWPKAIVYPARGIAAFWESGRDPAPEALAALIGATRARLLAALDQPAGTSQLARSLGLATGAVGDHLAVLRRAGLLHRARDGRTVLYRRTPLAEALLGGAQAGER from the coding sequence ATGCTGCGCTTCGAGGTCGGCACCGACGACCTGCTCCACAGCCGCTTCGCCCTCTCCCCCGCCTTCGAACTCGCCACCCTGCTGCGGGTGCTGGCCGGCGGCAAGGGACAGGAGCTGCCCGCCGCCTGGGCCGCCGGACTGCGCCCGGCCTTCGAGCGGCTGCGCGCGAGCACCGAGCTGGACGCGGTGCTCGCCCTGCAGAACGCTTCCTTCGGCGCCGACTTCATCGCGCCGCCGCCCGCCGGCCTGGCCCAGGGCTGGACCGACGACCTGGCGGCGATCCGGCGCACCCCGCTCGCCACCGCCCGCACGGACATCGCCCGCTGCCTGGCCGCGCACCCGCAGGCCGGCCCCGAGGCACGGGCGGTGCTCGCCGCCGAGGACGTGGTCGACCGCGTCGCCACGGCCCTCGACCAGGCCTGGCACGCGCTGCTCGCCCCCGACTGGCCGCAGCTGCGGGCGATCTGCGAGCGGGACGTGGTGCACCGGGCCGGCCTGCTCGGGCGGCACGGCTGGGCGGCCGCGCTGGAGGGGCTGCACCCGTGGCTGCGCTGGCGCGACGGCGGGATCGAGCTGTCGGGCCGGTCCGCCGACACGGTGGTGCGGCTGGGTGGCGCCGGGCTGCTGCTGGTGCCCTCCGTCTTCAACCACCCGCAGATCGCCTCCTTCACCGACGACCCGTGGCCGAAGGCGATCGTCTACCCGGCGCGCGGGATCGCGGCGTTCTGGGAGAGCGGGCGGGATCCGGCCCCCGAGGCGCTCGCCGCGCTGATCGGCGCCACCAGGGCCCGGCTGCTCGCGGCGCTGGACCAGCCGGCCGGCACCAGCCAGCTCGCCCGCAGCCTGGGGCTGGCCACCGGTGCGGTCGGCGACCATCTGGCCGTCCTGCGCCGCGCGGGCCTGCTGCACCGGGCGCGCGACGGCCGCACCGTGCTCTACCGGCGCACGCCACTGGCCGAGGCGCTGCTCGGCGGGGCCCAGGCGGGCGAGCGCTGA
- a CDS encoding WXG100 family type VII secretion target: MNQGGEFSVRPADMQSVAPTFSKESGDLKTALDTLKKNLGSVGAPWGDDKQGKQFSDAYTPPHDQLITAIGVLVQGLQSINDGLAAHADNHTGADQYVKNNLPI; encoded by the coding sequence GTGAACCAGGGTGGGGAGTTCTCGGTGCGGCCCGCGGACATGCAGTCCGTCGCGCCGACGTTCTCGAAGGAGAGCGGTGACCTCAAGACCGCGTTGGACACGCTCAAGAAGAACCTGGGCAGTGTCGGTGCGCCATGGGGCGACGACAAGCAGGGCAAGCAGTTCAGCGACGCCTACACCCCGCCGCACGACCAGTTGATCACCGCGATCGGCGTGCTGGTCCAGGGGCTGCAGAGCATCAACGACGGGCTGGCCGCCCACGCGGACAACCACACCGGGGCCGACCAGTACGTCAAGAACAACCTTCCGATCTGA